The genomic DNA AAGGCGCCTCTTTTTCGTTTTTTATTTACTTTTTTTGGCTAATCAACACTCGTGTTCCAAACCAACAAATGTTGTACACACCTAAATGTTCCCGTCAAACATAAACGGTAAATAGCACGAGTGGAAATTGGAGCAACTCTCCAATTTTCCTCGTGTTTTTTGTTTGAAAAAGTTAGAGAAAAAGCAAGGGGAAGGCAAGAGAAAATTCGGAAAAAGTCCGAAAGTACAGGGTTTTAGAGAAAAAAGCAGGAAAACCCCCTCGCTAACCTCCTGATTCCTGTCATTTCATTTACCAACTATGTTTTCCTAAAAAATCTGATTTCTTACAATAAATAGGAGAAAGGCAGGGATGACAAGGGTTTGAGAGAAGGGCGAGGAAGGTGTACGGAAGGTTTATTTTTGACGACTACACATAGCCCTTGGAAAAGGAGGTCAATTATCTGTGAAAACAATCGCCATTATTGAAGATGATGGACATATCGGAAATATTCTGGCACAGAGGCACTATTATTATTTCAGCAGTGGACACTAGATTTGGTGTTGCTTGATTTAATGCTTCCTGGACTATCTGGAGAGGAATTACTTCCCAAAATTAAAGGTATTCCCGTGCTTGTAGTCAGTGCCAAGGTTAGTATTGATGATAGAGTCAATCTTCTGCTAGGGGGCGCTGCCGACTATGTAACCAAGCCCTTTGACATGAAAGAATTGTTGGCTCGTATTACCGTTCAGCTTCGCAGTGGAAGTAACAATTCCTCCATGCTGACCGTAGGCGATTTGGTTTTAAAAGTGGCAAAATGAAAATTAAAACTGAACGATTAAGTATTATAGCCCTTACTCCCGAACGTTTGTTGCCTGTTTTGTTACTGCGTCTTAGATAATAAATACTCTCTTACTGTTTTAATCAATCTTTTTTCAAAACGAGAGGGTCCATTCTATATTTAAAATCAACGTCCACACCCTGCTTTTAATCAAACTTTATTCCAAAGTTACAAATGTGTTTCTGTCAAACATAAACGGTAAATAGCACAGGTCTTGGCTTGTTCATTGCGAAGAATATTATGGACAGCATAATACAGATAATTTTTGAAGACCGTTTGCCAAGTGGGGCGAACAAGCTCATTAAGAAAGGTTAACTTTGAGTGCATAATTTAAGAGAGAATTAATAATTATCCTACTTATTTTTTAAGAAGTTTCACCTAGACTTTAAGCCAAGAAGAATAGGAGGAAACTGAGGAATGAAGAAGTGGTTTTTTTTATTTTTATTACTATTATTTTTGTGTTTAATTTTCATAAATGAATTAAATACTCTAGATTCTAAACTGCCGGATGGGCTTTACCATATCGTTTCTGAGCGAAGCGAACAGCTAATCCAACAGGCAAAGACAAAAGGAATAGAGGTTATGATTACGGATGATTTTCGCAGTTTTGAAGAACAAGATCGTCTTTATGCAAAAGGAAGAAGTACGGAAGGTGAAATTATTACACACGCCCAAGGAGGCGAATCGTTCCATAATTATGGATTAGCCATTGATTTTGCTATACTAAATCAAAAACAACAACCTATATGGGATATGACTTACGATGGCAACGGAAACGGAAAGTCGGATTGGTTGGAAGTTGTTTACATTGCGAAAAAAATAGGATTTGAATGGGGAGGAAACTGGCAGGGATTCAAAGATTATCCCCATTTACAAATGGATTTTGGACTGAGCATACATGATTTACAACGTGGAGAAAGGCCCCCTGAGCAATCTTTATATCCGGGAAAATAAGAAGGTAGCGACTGCTGAATGTAAGGTATTTACTAATACTTCTCTTAGTAAAGATGAGCAAAGCTGAAGTTGTATATAAAGATTACATCTAATGAATAGTGAAAAGATAGAAGTGTGGCTTTAAAATAAGATTGCGTCGTTTATAAAAAAATTGAGAAGCTTTACCCCTTTGGTTATTATTTAGCCAAAGGGATGTTTTTTATGTCGAAACGAAAAAGAATCACTCAAATTGAGAAATGGATAAAAGAAGGTCGAGGCTATAGCATTTGTATAGATTATAAGCCGTGGTTAAAAATCGTACAAGATAATTATGAGGTACATTACATTATCTTAAGAGCGAATAAAGAAGAAACAATGAAACGAGCAATTAATCGTACCAAATTGGACGAAGATGCCAACATTGAATTGGTAGAAAAAATGTGGGAGCAATGGTAGAATCGCACGAAGAGAATTGGACTTTTCCAGCCAATTTCCTTCGTGTTTTTTCTTTTCACGAGATAAAATTCTTTATAACTTAATAAGTACACCAAAAAACAGTATCAGCTACCGATTGGAAGTCGGATACTTTTATGAAATGTAGTAAAATGTCCGTTTCGTTCACTCCAACATATTCATCTGTATCAACATTATAATATTGAACGAGCTCAACTTGATAAACGCCATTCTCGATCTCAATTTTATAAGTAGAGCAATTTTTGTCAGGTACTTTCTCATCTTCAAATTGTGCAGATATGGTAAGACAGTCATAATCAACCAAATATAATTGATTATCTGTTACTTTGATGTATCCTACCGCCTTTCGAAAATAGGGTGGATTCATTTCTTTGACTCCTATTTTTACGTCAACATTCTAAGAATGCTCTATTTCTTCTTCCGTCATTTGGCATACTAAAATATGTCCCATTTTCATTTCGTTTCCAAAATGCTGCAGGAGAATATCTAACTCCCAATCTTCATCCACGAATGATTTGTATTGATCAGTATTAACTAGTCCAATAAAATTTGTATCACCGAAATTCATATAAAATTTCATCTGTATTCTCCCCTTGCCTTTTCATGAGAAATCCAGTCTTTCGTCAATTTGTTTTTTGAATAGTTTTCGAACATGCTCATCACAGCCCTTATACGGCATGATAAAGGGGTTGGATGTAAGCTGCTGCATTGTTACCTTTTGCTGCCCGCTTAGTGTATGCGTACATGGAAGCAGCAGTTTTAAACGGTCGTCTTTAAGCGGATAAAAGTCTACTGTCATTTTATCTTGTTTTAGGATAAAGCCTACATCAACCGTTCTTGTTTGAATCCAGTGGACAATTCCCTCGTACGGCCCTTCCAGCAATGTTACTTCAATATGAGGAAATTGTTGATTAAATCGGCGCAGAATGTGGGGTAGCCATTTGATTGTAACACTCCCAAATGTGCCAGTGCTGATCTTTCCTTTTTGCAGCCCGAGAATTCCTTCTGCAGAATTCCAAAAAAGAAGAATTGTTTTTTAACTAGTCAGATAGCAGAGAGGTGTATAAAATGGAAACTCACCATTAACAGAGAAAAGAGGAAAGAAATTGAAAAATAAGCTTGTAGTCATAGCAGGAGTGACGCAAGGTTTAGGGCGCGCTATGATTCATCGTTTTGATGAGTTGGGTTGGGTCGTTATGGGCTGTGGCCGAAATGAAAATGAAATAAAAGTAATCAGAAACCAGTTTCATCACAAACATGATTTCCAATCCATCGATATTTCAAATGAAAAGGCGGTTGCTAGCTGGGCAGCTGGTACGATCTCAAAATATGGGGCACCCGATATGCTGGTTAACAATGCATCCATCGTTAATAAAAAGGCGGCCCTTTGGAATGTTCCCGCAGAGGAATTTGCAGAAGTAATGAATAGTAACGTGAGCGGGACGGTGCATGTGATACGGTCTTTTGTTCCGGCAATGATTAAGAAGGAAAAAGGGATAATTATTAACATCAGTTCGAGTTGGGGCAGATATGGAGAAGCCGAACTGGCTCCCTATTGTGCTTCAAAGTTTGCGATTGAGGGGTTAACACAATCCATGGCATTGGAGTTACCTAAAGGAATGGCGGCAGTTGCATTGGACCCTGGCGGCGGTATTAACACGCCCATGCTGCATTCAAGTGCACCACAATTTGTTGACCAATCACCTACGGCTGAAAGCTGGTCGCACGTCGCGGTTCCTTTTATGTTAAGCCTTACTAAAAAAGATAATGGAAAGTCACTTACTTGTCCAAAGCCGTGATAAAAAGCAGCACAAACGATTGTTCTGGTTTGTGCTGCTACTGGCAGTATGTTTATATTACATTGCGGTTAAGCCGCCATCGACGATGAATTCAGATCCGGTTGAATAGCTTGACTCATCGGATGCTAAGTAAAGCACTAGATTCGAAACTTCTTCTGGCTGTGCCACGCGCTTCAGCGGAATGTGTTTAGAGAATTCATCTACCGCTGCTTTCGTATCTTCTTGCACGACCATTGGTGTGGCAATTACGCCTGGATGTACGGAGTTTACGCGAATGCCGTAAGCGGAGCATTCCATTACGGCTGCTTTTGTTATACCGCGTACAGCAAATTTTGTATCTGTATAACCTACTGCACCGCCGACAATTCCGTTCATGGATGAAATGTTAACAATTGAACCGCCACCTGCTTTTTGCATGGATGGAATAACTGCTTTCATGCCTAAAAATACGGAAACCTGGTTAATGTCCACGATGCGGCGGTATTCCTCTTCCGTTGTTTCTAAAATAGATTTTGCCATCGTAATACCGGCGTTGTTTACCAATACGTTCACATTACCAAATGCTTTTTCTGCTGCTTCTACGACAGCTGCCCAATCGTCAGAGTTTGTGACGTTTTGCTTTACGAATAAAGCGTTTTCGCCAAGTTCTGCGGCAAAAGCTTTTCCTTTTTCTTCATTTAAGTCCGTTAAAACGACTTTTGCACCTTCTTCAATGAATTTACGGGCATGTGCTGCGCCCATACCCTGAGCAGCACCTGTAATAATAGCAATTTTCCCTTCTAAACGTGCCATGTTGTGATTCCTCCTATTAACCTTATAGGTAGTGTGAAAAATTATAGTACACTTGTAAATTAACAATACATGAGGTTTTTGTCCATCAAAAAGCATCATGTCATAATAAGTTCAACAATACGCGTATTTTGGTATTGAAATTTGCTTCATAAAATGTCAAATCCTACGTGCTCTTGCAGCTCGTATCGCAGAAAAACCTTCAAGAACCAATCGGGACTGCGGTTTCCCCTTGCCTGCGCACTGCTTATTCGTGATTTTTATAATGCAATCGTCTCCTTATTATGGTAATGATAAGAATTAGTATTACCAAATGATGGTCTGCTAAATACCTGAATGATGGATATATGGAGATAGGATGGTAAGAAATGAATGATTTACCATGAGGATCTATCTGTATCTTTTTGTTCTTTTACTTCCAATATTTATTTTTTTGGGGGGATTCGATGAGCGAATTTTTGACGAACAAAAATCGGTCTGTTGTTATTCGTAAGGCTCAAGAAGAGGATGCGGAAGGCATAATCCGTTATTTAAATGTAGTTGCGGGCGAGTCAGACTTTTTGACTTTCGGGGCTGGCGAGTTTACGGTTTCCATAGAGGAGGAGCGCAGGTTTATTTCATCCACCTCCTCTCAGTCCAATTCGCTGATCCTTGTTGCGGTTTCAGAGGACGACCG from Aneurinibacillus sp. REN35 includes the following:
- a CDS encoding response regulator transcription factor produces the protein MLLDLMLPGLSGEELLPKIKGIPVLVVSAKVSIDDRVNLLLGGAADYVTKPFDMKELLARITVQLRSGSNNSSMLTVGDLVLKVAK
- a CDS encoding M15 family metallopeptidase, whose amino-acid sequence is MKKWFFLFLLLLFLCLIFINELNTLDSKLPDGLYHIVSERSEQLIQQAKTKGIEVMITDDFRSFEEQDRLYAKGRSTEGEIITHAQGGESFHNYGLAIDFAILNQKQQPIWDMTYDGNGNGKSDWLEVVYIAKKIGFEWGGNWQGFKDYPHLQMDFGLSIHDLQRGERPPEQSLYPGK
- a CDS encoding LysR family transcriptional regulator substrate-binding protein, whose amino-acid sequence is MLLFWNSAEGILGLQKGKISTGTFGSVTIKWLPHILRRFNQQFPHIEVTLLEGPYEGIVHWIQTRTVDVGFILKQDKMTVDFYPLKDDRLKLLLPCTHTLSGQQKVTMQQLTSNPFIMPYKGCDEHVRKLFKKQIDERLDFS
- a CDS encoding glucose 1-dehydrogenase, whose product is MARLEGKIAIITGAAQGMGAAHARKFIEEGAKVVLTDLNEEKGKAFAAELGENALFVKQNVTNSDDWAAVVEAAEKAFGNVNVLVNNAGITMAKSILETTEEEYRRIVDINQVSVFLGMKAVIPSMQKAGGGSIVNISSMNGIVGGAVGYTDTKFAVRGITKAAVMECSAYGIRVNSVHPGVIATPMVVQEDTKAAVDEFSKHIPLKRVAQPEEVSNLVLYLASDESSYSTGSEFIVDGGLTAM
- a CDS encoding SDR family oxidoreductase, translating into MKNKLVVIAGVTQGLGRAMIHRFDELGWVVMGCGRNENEIKVIRNQFHHKHDFQSIDISNEKAVASWAAGTISKYGAPDMLVNNASIVNKKAALWNVPAEEFAEVMNSNVSGTVHVIRSFVPAMIKKEKGIIINISSSWGRYGEAELAPYCASKFAIEGLTQSMALELPKGMAAVALDPGGGINTPMLHSSAPQFVDQSPTAESWSHVAVPFMLSLTKKDNGKSLTCPKP